The window CGATCACGCTCGAGTCGCCGTTCGGCCTGATGCCGGTTCCTTCGACGTTCTCGATCGCGTTTCGGGCGATCGTCGACTCGTGACTGGTTCGAATCCCACCCGAAAGCAGGACGTCGCCGCTGTCGTCGTTTGCCGCGAGGTAGTTGTCGGTAACGGTCGCCCGCAGATCGACGGTGATCCCACCGTCGTTGCCCGTCACGATGTTGTGCGCGACCGTCGCGTCGTTCATGTGGCTGAGTAGGACGGCCCCGCCCCGGTTGTCGTGAATCTCGTTGTCGGTGATCTGGACGTACTCGGCGTTGGGCTGCTCGCCGATGATCGCGTGCCCGTCGTTTCGAGAGATGTCGTTCGCGACGATCGCGTGTCCGTCTCCGCTGACGATCGCGACGGCCGTCCCGTCGTTGTCGACGATCTCGTTGCCGAACAGTACCGACTCGTCGGAACTTCCTCGGAGGACGACCGCGGTACCCGAGTCTGCGACCGTACTGTCGCGCAGTTCGAACGCCGACCCGTCGACGTGGACTGCGCCGGTGAGTCCCGACGCCGTGTAGTTTCTCACTGTGAACCCATCGACGGTGACGTCGTCCGCCGTCACCTCGAGTGCGCTCTCGAGCGTGTCGTTCCCCTCGAGGATCGTCTCCCCGTCGCCGACGGCCTCGAGCGTCAGCCCCTTGACGTCGATCGAGAGCGACTCCTCGAACGTTCCGGGGGCGACGTAGATCGTGCCCCCAGTCGCCGCGTCGATCGCGTCCTGGATCGATTCGTTCTCCTCGACGCGGTCGTACACGCTGACCTGTCCGGCGAACCGATCGTCGACCGTGACGGTGTAGGTTCCCGGGCTGAGGTCGAGCAGGTAGAGGGTCGACGTCGCCGTGGTCGTCTCACCCGGTGCCAGTTCCTCGTTGACATAGTGTCGCTGGCCACCCTCGCGGTTGCCGCCCGCATTGTAGACGTCGATGTTGAATCCCCGCGCAGTCGACTCCTCGGTGCCGACGTGTTCGATCGTGAACTCGACCTCGACCGGGTCGTCGACGCTAACCGTCTCGGCCACCGCGGCGTCGGTCACTTCGAACGGTTGGGTGGCTTCGAGCGTCCCCGCGTAGAGTCCCTCGACCTCGACGGTGTACGTCCCCGGGTCGAGGTCGATCAGGTGGTGAGTCGCCGTCCGGGTGAACGTCTCGCCGGGTTCGAGTTCCTCGTTCACCATCGACGTGCCGCCCCCGACCCGATCACCGTCTTCGTCGTAGATGTCGAGGTCGTAGCCCGTCGCGTACTGGTCGGTGTCGACGACGTTCTGGATCGTGAACTCGACCTCGACCGGGTCGTCCGGCCCCTTCGTTGGATTGGCGACGGACGCGTCGACGACCGGCGTCGCGTTCCGCACGTGTAGATAGCCCGCGTACTCGTCCTCGACGGCTACGAGGTACGTCCCGGGGCCCAGATCGGCGTGGTAGAAGGTCGTCGTTCGAGTGGCGTTCTCACCGGGCTCGACCTCCTCGTTGATCATCGACCGGACGCCGGCGGCGTACTGGCCGTCCACGTCGTAAACGGTGAGGTCGAAGCCTCGGGCTTCCTGGGTGGTGTCGACGACGTTCTGAACCGTGAACTCGACCTCGAACGGCTCCTCGACGCCGACCGTCCGGTTGGAGATATCGGTACCGGCGACCTCGAACGGATCGCGGATCTCGACGGTGTCGATCTCGAGGCCCTCTACGACGACCGTGTACTCGCCCGCTCGCTCGACCTCGACCGCCCAGAGCGTTGGCGACGCCGTCGCCGTCTCACCGGGCTCCAGCTCCTCGTTGATGTAAAACGTCGCCCCGGTCGTTCGATTCCCCTCGGAGTCGAACAGTTCGTACTCGAAGTCGCGCGCCTCGGCGGTCGTGTTTCCGACGTTCTCGACGGTGAACTCCAGTTCCAGGTCGCCCTCGAAGCCGACGGTGTCGGCGGTGACCGACCCGTTCGTGACGCCGATCGTCTCGTAGACGCCGACCGTCCCCGCGTCGACGCCTTCGACTTCGACGGTGTACAGTCCATCCTCGAGGTCGAGTAAGTAGAGGGTCGACGTCCGAGTGAACGTCTCGCCGGGTTCGAGGTTCTCGTTGACATTATGTTGCTGGCCACCGACACGGTCGCCATCCGCGTCGTAGACGTCGATGTCGTAACCGCCCGCTTCGTGCGTCGTGTTAGCGACGTTCTGGATCGTAAACGAGACCTCGAGTGGATCCTGAACGCCGATGGCCTCCGGAACCGACGCGTTCGCGACGCCGATCGTCTCGTAGACGCCGAATGTCCCCGCGTCGACGCCCTCGACTGCAGCGGTGTACAGTCCCTCTTCGAGGTCGAGCAGGTAGAGGGTCGACGTCGCCGTGGTCGTCTCACCCGGTGCCAGTTCCTCGTTGACATAGCGTCGCTGGCCTCCGACGCGGTCGCCAGCATCGTCGTAGACGTCGATGTTGAATCCCCGCGCGGTCGACTCCTCGGTGCCGACGTGTTCGATCGTGAACTCGACCTCGACCGGGTCGTCGGTACCGATTGCCTCCGGTGCTACGGCGTCGGTCACTTCGAACGGTTGGGTGGCTTCGAGCGTCCCCGCGTAGAGTCCCTCGACCTCGACGGTGTACGTCCCCGGGTCGAGGTCGATCAGGTGGTGAGTCGCCGTCCGGGTGAACGTCTCGCCGGGTTCGAGTTCCTCGTTCACCATCGACGTGCCGCCCCCGACCCGATCACCGTCTTCGTCGTAGATGTCGAGGTCGTAGCCCGTCGCGTACTGGTCGGTGTCGACGACGTTCTGGATCGTGAACTCGACCTCGACCGGGTCGTCCGGCCCCTTCGTTGGATTGGCGACGGACGCGTCGACGACCGGCGTCGCGTTCCGCACGTGTAGGTAGCCCGCGTGCTCGTCTTCGACAGTGACGAGATAGGTTCCCGGCCCCAGATCGGCGTGGTAGAAGGTCGTCGTTCGAGTGGCGTTCTCACCGGGCTCGACCTCCTCGTTGATCATCGACCGGACGCCGGCGGCGTACTGACCGTCCACGTCGTAGACGGTGAGGTCGAAGCCTCGGGCTTCCTGGGTGGTGTCGACGACGTTCTGAACCGTGAACTCGACCTCGAACGGCTCCTCGACGCCGACCGTCCGGTTGGAGATATCGGTACCGACGACCTCGAACGAATCGCGCATGACGATACTATCGACAGGGCGTCCGTCGACGGCGACGGTGTACGTACCGGGCACCTCGAGATCGGCACCCAGCGACACCTCGTACGCGCGCGTGTCGCCGGGTCGAAGAATCACGTCGGTTGTTCCGTGGGCGGTCGCCACCGTCTCGCTGTCGGCGTCGAGGAGCGTGACCTGCCCACCGAGTGGTTGCGGCCCGAGACCGGCGTTGCGCATCGTCACCTCGACGGTAACGTTCTCACCGAGTGCGACCGTCTCGTCAGGGACGTCCGCCTCGACGAACTCGAGCCAGCCACCTGTTCCCACGGTGCTCGTGGACGTCACCGACACAACGGCATTCGCTCCCTCCTCACCCGGAAACACGTCCCAATCGGAACCGTCGACGTGGTGGTGCTCAGAGGCGCCACTGTCGCTACTCGCGAGTGCCAACCCCCCGGTTACTCCACCCATCAGCAAGATCGTTGTGAGAACGAAAAACGCAATCCCGACCGATATCGGAACTAGCCACAACCGATGGCTCCACTTCCAGTTACTCCACCCTTTCATGCAAACGGTCTACATTCTATCGAATTAAACACTCACTAACGGATAGGTAACCTATTCGATAACTTCTGGGTAACTTCTCTTATCGGATGTGCAGGCACAAAACCTCGCCCTTCCGGGCGCGGATGATGTCAATTGTGTAGAGAAGAACTGGCGTTCCGAGGTACACCGATGTGAATTCGGGCGGATCGTCGGGGCACTCTCCGTCTCGTCGTCGATCGCAGACGATTAGGCTCGTCGCATCTGACGAAATTGCTGACGACCGAACAGGAGCGCTCCGAGGACGATTATGACGGCGGCAGCACCGGCGGTGAAGCCGGGAATACTGCCATCATCGTCGTCTTCCGGAACCTCATCTGCATCATCAACTTCTAGGGTTCCGTCGTCGTCTTCCAGGGTTTTGTCGTCGGTGTCGGACGAATCGTCGTCAACGGAACCGTCATCCTCGTCCGCGTCTCCGTCCTCGTCATCAGCGGCATCCTGCGTATCATCTTTGCCGTCCGCGTCGTCCGCGTAATCCGAGCCACCCGAGCCATCCCCGTCATCTGGGTCGTCGTCAGCGTCCTCGTCCGATTCCGCGACCGAGAACGTCAGCGTCTCGGTCACATCGTTACCCGCCTCGTCAGCGACGTGGAGTGTTACGGTGTAGCTTCCGCCGTCAGTGACCTGGTGGGTGTGAGTCGCTCCGGTCGATTTGATCGTCGTCTGTTCGGGATCGGTCTGGGACTCGCCGTTGACGAGCAACTCGATCGAGCTTACGTCGACGCCCGAGAGGTCATCCTGGTAGCTGAACTCGAGAGTAACGGTCTCGGTTCCCGCGTCGAACTCGTGGCCGTCGACAGGTTCGATCAGGTCGATTGTTGGCGCCGTCGTGTCGGAGATCACAGCGCCGTACGTCGAGAAGCCCGACACGTCAGCGACGAGGTACGGGTCGTCGCCGATATCGTAGTCGAGGTCAGGGCGCCACGGACTCCGATTCGGATGGGTCGTCCGACGACAGCGCGAGTGGGAGCGATGACGACAGCGATTCCCCGGACAATCGCGAGGTGGACGACCAATCGCCCGGATTTGGACTTGCACGCGCTCTCGCAGGGCTTGCTCGAGCTGGCTATTGGCTTCGAGAACGCGTCAGTACGGATGCTGATCAGGAGGACGACCCGTGATGGGAGTCTGTCTCATCGTTCCATAGAACACGAGCAACGATGCCTGGCGATCGTGGACTGCGAGTAAGTTTTGTTCTCTTCGGCTTTCTCAACGAATCGATTGAGACATTGCCTAGCGGTCGTTACCAGGTCAATCCTTCGTAGATGATCCCGTCTCGAGGCTCGACGATTCGTCGCCCATCTACGACGACCGGTGTGGCCATCGCGTCGAATTCCTCATCCAAGGTGGCGAACTCATCCCAACCGGTGACGACGAGCGCACCGTCGCTGCCCTCGAGGGCAGCTTCCACGGATTGTGCATACTCCACGTCCGGGAAGCGCTCTCGCATCGGGTCGATAGCGACCGGATCGTAGGCGACGATATCGGCGCCCGCTTTCTGGGGGGACTCGAGGATCGGGATCGCTCGCGAGTTCCTAATATCGTCCGTTTGGGGTTTGAACGCGAGGCCGAGGACGGCGATTCTGGCGCCCTCGAGGTCGACGTGGCTTTCGAGCAGGTCGAGCAGCCGCTCGGGTTGGCGCTCATTGATCTCGACGGCGGCCTCGAGTAAGGCTGGGTCGTACCCGTGCTGGGTGGCAGCGGCAATGATGGCCGCGACGTCTTTGGGGAAACAGGAGCCACCCCAGCCGACGCCACTACGCAGGAACTGATCTGAGATGCGGTCATCGAGGCCGATGGCGTCCATCACCTCGTAGGCGTCGAGACCGAACTCCTTGCAGATGTTACCGAGGTCGTTGACCAGGCTGATCTTCGAGGCGAGGAAGGCGTTGTTGGCGTACTTGATCATCGAGGCCGTCGCCGGGTCGGTGTCGACGATTGGAACCGATTGTTCCTCGAGCAGGGGCTCGAACACGGCCTGCAGTTGGTCGGTGGCCCACTCGGAATTGGTGCCAAAGACGAGTTTATCGGGATTCTGGAAGTCTGCGACGGCGCTCCCCTCTCTGAGGAATTCGGGGTTCATGCCCACCTCGACCTGGTCGTTGTTCGCACCGCGTTGGATCGCGGGCTCGAGCGTGTCTTGGATACTCATCGGCGTCACCGTACTCTTGATGACGACGAGATGTCGGTCGGCTTTGTCGGCAAGGGCTTCGCCGGTGGCTTCGGCAGCCGCCTCGAGTGCGCTCAAATCAATACTCCCGTCGGGGTTCGAGGGCGTCCCGATGGCGAGGAAGGTCACGTCCGAATCGGGAATGGGGTCGTAGGATGTTGTGGCCTCGAGGGAGTGCTGGGTGTGGGTCTCGAGGAGGTCGTCCAGTCCGGGTTCATCGATGGGGGCCGTGCCGTCGTTGATCGCCTCGACGATGGCCTCGTCGATATCGATGGCCGTGACCTGGTGTCCTAAATCAGCAAAACAGGCCGCCATTGTCGTCCCGACGTAGCCGCTCCCGATAACCGTAATGTGCATTGAGTGCGTCGTGTTGCTGTGGTGCGATGAACGTTGTGATCTTCGCGAAGGTGTTGGTGCACTGGCAAGCCAGAAAGTTATTGTATGGTGGGTTAACAGGATTACCCTGATGAAAGCAGTCGTACTCGCTGGGGGGAAAGGTACGCGACTCCGACCACTGACTGATAACAAACCGAAGGGGATGGTCGAGGTCGCCGAAAAGCCAATCTTGACGCATTGTTTCGATCAGTTGCTCGAGTTGGGTGCCGACGAATTCGTCGTCGTCGTGGGCTATTTGAAAGAGAAGATTATCGATCACTACGGGGACGAGTATGAAGGTGTCCCGATTCAGTACTGCCATCAGCGCGAACAGAAGGGGTTGGCCCACGCGTTGTTGACCGTTGAAGAGCACATCGACGACGACTTCATGTTGATCCTGGGGGACAACATCTTCGAGGCGAACCTGGGCGATGTGGTTCGCCGACAGCGCGAGGAGCGTGCGGATGCCGCGTTCCTGGTCGAGGAAGTGCCCTGGGAGGAGGCCTCGCGCTATGGGGTCTGTGATACGAACAAGTACGGCGAGATCACCGACGTGGTCGAAAAACCCGAGGAGCCGCCGTCGAATCTCGTGATGACCGGGTTCTATACGTTCACGCCGGCGATCTTCCACGCCTGTCATCTGGTGCAGCCCTCGAACAGGGGGGAGTACGAAATCAGCGAGGCCATTGATTTGTTGATTCAGAGCGGGCGTACCATTGACGCGATCGGCATCGACGGCTGGCGGATCGACGTTGGCTATCCCGAGGATCGGGACGAAGCCGAGCGGCGACTCGAGGAGGGGGTTGAAGGCGAGGTTGCTGTCGCTTCGGACGATTAGAACTGTACAAGCGGTTTTTTGGGTCTGAAAGTAATTCCCTCGAGCATGCAGGGTGTCGTTCCAGCGGCCGGTGAGGGAACCAGACTTCGGCCGATGACTACTGATCAGCCGAAAGGCCTCCTCGAGGTGAACGAGCAGCCACTCCTTACCCACGTATTCGAGACGTTACTCGAGGCGGGCGTGAACGAACTGGTCGTCGTCGTGGGACATCTCGGCGAACAAATCATCGACTACTACGGTGATGACTTTCGAGAGGTACCGATCACGTACGTCCACCAACGTGAGCAACGGGGACTCGGCGATGCGGTATCACTGGCGGAACCCAACGTGGAAGGATCGTTCGTAGTGTTGAACGGTGACAACGTCTTCATCGATGGGATTGAGTCCGCTGTTGAGCGCATGACCGAGGCCGACGTGGACGCCGTCCTGGCTGTCGAGTCGGTCGATCGCGAACAGGCTCAAGAGACGGGTGTCCTCGAGGTCGAGGGGGATCGGGTGACGACCATCGTGGAGAAACCCGAGGAGCCGCCGTCGACGCTGGTGACGACCGGGTGTTACGTCCTCCCCGAAGCCATCTTCGATGCGCTCGCGCTGGCCCAACCATCGGAGCGCGGGGAGTACGAACTCAGCGAAGCTGTTGACCTCCTGGTGCAGGCGGGGTTCGTTGTGGAACCGGTCAAGATAGCTGGCGATCGAGTCAACGTGAACACTGAGGAAGATCTCAAGCGGGCGAGTCAGTTACTCGAGGATCCCTAGGAGTTTCGGGCATTATTGTAAACAGCATGTATCCCAGCAAAAATAGTCGCTCAGGTGAATACTCGTCTACTCTGTTCTGATCCGTGGAGTGCTGGAACTAACTGCAGTCAGTACAGTGTGGCCGATCATTTTCAAACACCACGTCGTAGGCCACACACCCACACTGATCACAAATCGACGGAACCTCGTGAGACAACCATTGGTCGAGCGTGTCATATGAGAGGTTACAGTCAGCGCACGTCGCGAACGCTGGGAGATTACGAAGTGCCTCCTCATCGAATACGTGGTTTCGCTCAGCGCACGCCTGGTCGTGGGGTGTCCTCGATTCACCCGACTCTATGAGCACATACTGATCATCTTCCGCAATCGCCTGAGCGTGTTCATCGCCA of the Natronosalvus vescus genome contains:
- the aglF gene encoding UTP--glucose-1-phosphate uridylyltransferase AglF, with the translated sequence MKAVVLAGGKGTRLRPLTDNKPKGMVEVAEKPILTHCFDQLLELGADEFVVVVGYLKEKIIDHYGDEYEGVPIQYCHQREQKGLAHALLTVEEHIDDDFMLILGDNIFEANLGDVVRRQREERADAAFLVEEVPWEEASRYGVCDTNKYGEITDVVEKPEEPPSNLVMTGFYTFTPAIFHACHLVQPSNRGEYEISEAIDLLIQSGRTIDAIGIDGWRIDVGYPEDRDEAERRLEEGVEGEVAVASDD
- a CDS encoding right-handed parallel beta-helix repeat-containing protein gives rise to the protein MGGVTGGLALASSDSGASEHHHVDGSDWDVFPGEEGANAVVSVTSTSTVGTGGWLEFVEADVPDETVALGENVTVEVTMRNAGLGPQPLGGQVTLLDADSETVATAHGTTDVILRPGDTRAYEVSLGADLEVPGTYTVAVDGRPVDSIVMRDSFEVVGTDISNRTVGVEEPFEVEFTVQNVVDTTQEARGFDLTVYDVDGQYAAGVRSMINEEVEPGENATRTTTFYHADLGPGTYLVTVEDEHAGYLHVRNATPVVDASVANPTKGPDDPVEVEFTIQNVVDTDQYATGYDLDIYDEDGDRVGGGTSMVNEELEPGETFTRTATHHLIDLDPGTYTVEVEGLYAGTLEATQPFEVTDAVAPEAIGTDDPVEVEFTIEHVGTEESTARGFNIDVYDDAGDRVGGQRRYVNEELAPGETTTATSTLYLLDLEEGLYTAAVEGVDAGTFGVYETIGVANASVPEAIGVQDPLEVSFTIQNVANTTHEAGGYDIDVYDADGDRVGGQQHNVNENLEPGETFTRTSTLYLLDLEDGLYTVEVEGVDAGTVGVYETIGVTNGSVTADTVGFEGDLELEFTVENVGNTTAEARDFEYELFDSEGNRTTGATFYINEELEPGETATASPTLWAVEVERAGEYTVVVEGLEIDTVEIRDPFEVAGTDISNRTVGVEEPFEVEFTVQNVVDTTQEARGFDLTVYDVDGQYAAGVRSMINEEVEPGENATRTTTFYHADLGPGTYLVAVEDEYAGYLHVRNATPVVDASVANPTKGPDDPVEVEFTIQNVVDTDQYATGYDLDIYDEDGDRVGGGTSMVNEELEPGETFTRTATHHLIDLDPGTYTVEVEGLYAGTLEATQPFEVTDAAVAETVSVDDPVEVEFTIEHVGTEESTARGFNIDVYNAGGNREGGQRHYVNEELAPGETTTATSTLYLLDLSPGTYTVTVDDRFAGQVSVYDRVEENESIQDAIDAATGGTIYVAPGTFEESLSIDVKGLTLEAVGDGETILEGNDTLESALEVTADDVTVDGFTVRNYTASGLTGAVHVDGSAFELRDSTVADSGTAVVLRGSSDESVLFGNEIVDNDGTAVAIVSGDGHAIVANDISRNDGHAIIGEQPNAEYVQITDNEIHDNRGGAVLLSHMNDATVAHNIVTGNDGGITVDLRATVTDNYLAANDDSGDVLLSGGIRTSHESTIARNAIENVEGTGIRPNGDSSVIDNVVADAGEIGIHLDYDDVTVRNNTVSGHDTDLLIEDGVGHTIQDNSFDTGVLLWQVPADLDDNPHLMLDNTVGGDPLYYATGGFGLEVDADAGQVILVGATNANVSGLEFEDIVAGVQVTHSEGVTITDNTITTSPADHAFGGGTISIWHSPDATVERNEIADTDLSGIFVADSDGATIADNEVSNADDAGVTIRTDYGAEFETPTTVSGNAIEGTGWGIHADGADHLHVFENEIEGIDRGVFIENAEHLLVDKNTIHGANEAGLDLGASQLRVYDVSVTNNTVTASGTHGIELDSADGTVIEGNTVIGSFERGIYAQIDGVGGSIANNTVRANEEGMYLTGSGATDLENVSIVGNTIENNAAIGITVGGDQNVTVSENAITGNEKGLIYAGGVEYLDARNNWWGAADGPSGGEEDPETGVVADGSGDSLETDGAWEGWILFTPWLETPPGQSGTIAGTVTDADTGDPVAGATITATNRSTVTESVETDVDGTFDLPIASGTYTVDVVADGYETAAESDVEVVENQTATVDIELVAVTASLTGTVLDADTSEPIEGATLEIVQQEGVGSPGDLEGGFTTTASTDADGVYDVALVEGVFKMDVLAAGYEDGYRQNIEVDDGERVTYDPIELTPHPVLSGTVSDDETGVPIEGATVISTDTDGSVDTAMTNESGWYELYAPAGLTTIEYHADGYISEFPLVDVGDGATHDVTLVPEAPETGTLVGTVTDAETDEPVVGADVILFDGDGTSVAALPTDSSGGFEMEVDVGTYDVVVQADGYKQGTVDGVEIEANAVVTEEVELPPSPEIEVTAFDAPETIATSGTVTVEATIENVGDTPIADLRHYLRLEEDAVLTAPTTYAKSTRNVTLAPDENVTIEFVLELPETPLEPDTYRFRLWSAGVSETYPVEVTDDESPSGDEPPLPSPDPEPEPEPEPEPEFEVTVTNASDTTLTVNESISVTVEIENVGDAEGTTTVELLVDDGIVDEMTVTVASGSVETITLEHQFTTAGSYDLAMAGELLGQIVVEPEQDPDDGTDADGSDDSDATDDDSADEVTSDDDDSEVTDDSVDEIESDDDDSEVTDDSVDEVTSDDDDSEVTDDDDDTISGFGVVVTLIAVLSVLGVRLHGAAVDQS
- a CDS encoding sugar phosphate nucleotidyltransferase, which codes for MQGVVPAAGEGTRLRPMTTDQPKGLLEVNEQPLLTHVFETLLEAGVNELVVVVGHLGEQIIDYYGDDFREVPITYVHQREQRGLGDAVSLAEPNVEGSFVVLNGDNVFIDGIESAVERMTEADVDAVLAVESVDREQAQETGVLEVEGDRVTTIVEKPEEPPSTLVTTGCYVLPEAIFDALALAQPSERGEYELSEAVDLLVQAGFVVEPVKIAGDRVNVNTEEDLKRASQLLEDP
- a CDS encoding PKD domain-containing protein, which produces MISDTTAPTIDLIEPVDGHEFDAGTETVTLEFSYQDDLSGVDVSSIELLVNGESQTDPEQTTIKSTGATHTHQVTDGGSYTVTLHVADEAGNDVTETLTFSVAESDEDADDDPDDGDGSGGSDYADDADGKDDTQDAADDEDGDADEDDGSVDDDSSDTDDKTLEDDDGTLEVDDADEVPEDDDDGSIPGFTAGAAAVIIVLGALLFGRQQFRQMRRA
- the aglM gene encoding UDP-glucose 6-dehydrogenase AglM codes for the protein MHITVIGSGYVGTTMAACFADLGHQVTAIDIDEAIVEAINDGTAPIDEPGLDDLLETHTQHSLEATTSYDPIPDSDVTFLAIGTPSNPDGSIDLSALEAAAEATGEALADKADRHLVVIKSTVTPMSIQDTLEPAIQRGANNDQVEVGMNPEFLREGSAVADFQNPDKLVFGTNSEWATDQLQAVFEPLLEEQSVPIVDTDPATASMIKYANNAFLASKISLVNDLGNICKEFGLDAYEVMDAIGLDDRISDQFLRSGVGWGGSCFPKDVAAIIAAATQHGYDPALLEAAVEINERQPERLLDLLESHVDLEGARIAVLGLAFKPQTDDIRNSRAIPILESPQKAGADIVAYDPVAIDPMRERFPDVEYAQSVEAALEGSDGALVVTGWDEFATLDEEFDAMATPVVVDGRRIVEPRDGIIYEGLTW